In Acidianus brierleyi, one genomic interval encodes:
- a CDS encoding sn-glycerol-1-phosphate dehydrogenase, translated as MSELIKISSNLVAGIGSLHKIAQYLDDLKYPRSILILTGENTYKIAGKIVYDNLNSNGYDVNIKILDMKGYLSQVKQLALDLRNFSKSVLVAVGGGSIADIAKYVSNEINSLLVIIPTTLSSDAFSTSYSIFWNNNEKQAIKTKSPNLIVGDYDILKNQPKRFLGAGIGDMLSKLTAIPDWRLAFWFAEEQYNDFAAKIAMAETKLLIRRIDDIAKANYIGIKTLFHAEVLDGYLMEISGTTRVAAGAEHLISFVLENMSDNGLHGEYCGIGTILISYLQRGYNYSKKITKLLEKVNAPTTANQLDLTKSQLIKALTTAHKMRNWYTILGNGLSENSAERLLRYTHII; from the coding sequence ATGAGTGAGTTAATAAAAATTTCTTCTAATTTAGTAGCAGGAATAGGTTCATTACATAAAATAGCACAATATCTGGACGATCTTAAATACCCTAGGTCTATATTAATTCTAACAGGCGAAAATACATATAAAATAGCAGGAAAGATAGTCTATGATAATTTAAATTCAAACGGATATGATGTGAATATAAAAATACTAGATATGAAGGGATATTTATCGCAAGTAAAGCAATTAGCCTTAGATCTTAGGAATTTTTCTAAGTCGGTCTTAGTTGCAGTTGGAGGAGGAAGTATAGCAGATATTGCAAAATATGTATCAAACGAGATAAACTCGTTATTAGTAATAATACCTACTACATTATCAAGTGATGCATTTTCTACTAGTTATAGTATATTTTGGAATAATAATGAAAAACAAGCTATAAAAACAAAATCTCCAAATTTGATAGTAGGAGATTATGATATACTTAAGAATCAACCTAAAAGATTTTTAGGTGCTGGCATAGGTGACATGCTTTCTAAGCTAACAGCAATACCAGATTGGAGATTAGCATTTTGGTTTGCTGAAGAACAGTATAATGATTTTGCAGCTAAAATAGCTATGGCAGAAACTAAATTACTTATAAGAAGGATAGATGATATAGCAAAGGCTAATTACATTGGAATAAAGACTTTATTTCATGCTGAGGTACTAGATGGATATCTTATGGAAATTTCTGGTACAACTAGAGTAGCTGCAGGTGCGGAACATTTGATTAGTTTTGTATTAGAAAATATGTCAGATAATGGTCTTCATGGAGAATATTGCGGAATAGGTACTATATTAATAAGCTATTTACAGCGTGGTTATAATTATAGTAAAAAAATAACTAAATTGTTAGAAAAAGTTAACGCACCTACTACCGCTAACCAACTAGATCTTACTAAATCACAACTAATTAAAGCACTTACTACTGCACATAAGATGAGAAATTGGTATACTATACTAGGTAATGGTTTAAGTGAAAATTCTGCAGAAAGATTACTAAGATATACTCATATAATTTAA
- a CDS encoding aerobic carbon-monoxide dehydrogenase large subunit, whose protein sequence is MAIEETLIPEGIHGMGHKIRRKEDTRFLQGKGMYVDDIKLPGMAYLVFVRSPYAHAKIKKINLEKAKSIPGVIDIITGEELDKAGLSWIPTLMGDKMMVLPIDKVVFQGQEVVAVIAEDKYIATDAANQVEIEYEPLEPVVDPRKALEANSPLVRPDKNSNLVFKWEAGDRDLTDKIFKEAEVTVSQDFYYQRLHVAYMEPVGSVAQYEPVSGKLTLWMTTQAPHVVRTVFSLVTKIPENKIRIVSPDIGGGFGGKVYVYPGYVVSTYAAIKLGRPIKWINTRSEDMKSTAFARDFHIHGELAAKKDGTILGLRINVISDHGAFYGDANPSKFPAGLFSICTGAYDIKAAYVEVTGAYTNKPAGGIAYRCSFRVTEAVYTIERLVDILAHELHMDPAELRLKNFIPPEKFPYKSVLGWTYDSGNYAAALKKAMEKIGYYELRKEQEEKRKKGELMGIGISTFVEIVGAGPADLFDIVGIKMFDSAEIRIHPTGKVIARFGTRAQGQGHETTYAQIISEILGIPVEDIIVEEGDTDTCPYGLGTYASRSTPTAGAAAAVSSRKILDKAKKIAAHLLEAREEDIEFDKGRFYVRGYPDKFKSIQEVAFAAYTNPPPNMEAGLEAITYYNPPNMTFPFGAYICVVDIDKGTGQVKVRRFVAVDDCGNIINPVIVDGQIMGALTMGFGTSFMEEIRYDENGNIYGGSFAEYLIPTAVETPRWELDKTVTPSPHHPLGAKGVGESATVGSPAAFVNATVDALSHLGVKHVEMPILPWKVWEILKDKGVSSNE, encoded by the coding sequence GTGAAGAATTAGATAAGGCAGGACTCTCATGGATACCTACATTAATGGGAGATAAGATGATGGTATTACCTATTGATAAAGTAGTATTTCAAGGTCAAGAAGTAGTAGCTGTAATAGCAGAAGATAAATACATTGCTACAGATGCAGCAAATCAAGTAGAAATAGAGTATGAGCCTTTAGAACCAGTAGTAGATCCAAGGAAAGCTTTAGAGGCAAATTCTCCGTTAGTAAGGCCAGATAAAAATTCCAACTTAGTATTCAAATGGGAAGCTGGAGATCGCGATCTTACAGACAAGATATTTAAAGAAGCTGAAGTTACGGTAAGTCAAGATTTCTATTATCAGCGCTTACATGTGGCATATATGGAACCAGTAGGTTCTGTAGCTCAATATGAACCCGTTTCTGGAAAGTTAACATTATGGATGACTACTCAAGCTCCACATGTAGTTAGAACCGTATTCTCATTGGTAACTAAAATACCCGAAAACAAAATAAGAATAGTTTCGCCAGATATAGGGGGAGGATTCGGAGGTAAGGTTTACGTTTATCCGGGGTATGTAGTATCTACATATGCTGCAATAAAGTTAGGTAGACCCATTAAATGGATAAATACTAGGTCAGAAGATATGAAAAGTACAGCTTTTGCTCGAGATTTTCATATTCATGGTGAATTAGCTGCAAAGAAAGATGGGACTATCTTAGGATTGCGAATTAATGTTATAAGTGATCATGGAGCATTCTATGGGGATGCGAATCCCAGTAAGTTTCCTGCAGGATTATTTAGCATTTGCACTGGAGCTTATGATATAAAAGCTGCATATGTAGAAGTAACTGGTGCATATACAAACAAGCCTGCAGGTGGAATAGCGTATAGATGTTCGTTCAGGGTTACCGAAGCTGTATATACGATAGAAAGATTAGTAGATATATTAGCTCATGAGTTACATATGGATCCAGCAGAATTAAGACTAAAGAATTTTATCCCTCCTGAAAAATTCCCATATAAGTCTGTCTTAGGTTGGACCTATGATAGTGGAAATTACGCTGCCGCCCTGAAAAAGGCTATGGAAAAGATAGGATATTATGAGCTAAGAAAGGAGCAAGAAGAAAAAAGGAAAAAGGGAGAACTTATGGGAATAGGTATAAGCACTTTCGTTGAGATTGTGGGAGCTGGGCCTGCAGATTTATTTGATATAGTAGGAATTAAAATGTTTGATAGTGCAGAAATTAGAATACATCCCACTGGTAAGGTAATAGCAAGATTCGGAACTAGAGCACAAGGACAAGGTCATGAAACTACTTATGCTCAGATAATATCAGAGATTTTAGGAATCCCTGTAGAAGACATAATAGTCGAAGAAGGCGACACTGATACATGTCCATATGGCTTAGGTACATATGCCAGTCGTAGTACTCCAACTGCAGGTGCAGCGGCTGCAGTATCCTCTAGAAAGATCTTGGATAAAGCTAAAAAAATTGCGGCACATTTGCTTGAAGCGAGAGAAGAAGATATAGAATTCGATAAAGGAAGATTTTATGTTAGAGGATATCCAGATAAATTTAAGTCAATTCAAGAAGTTGCATTCGCTGCATATACTAATCCTCCTCCAAATATGGAGGCAGGATTGGAAGCTATAACATATTATAATCCTCCAAATATGACATTTCCATTCGGGGCATACATATGTGTAGTAGATATAGATAAGGGTACTGGACAAGTTAAGGTAAGAAGATTTGTAGCTGTAGATGATTGTGGAAACATTATAAATCCAGTTATAGTAGATGGTCAAATCATGGGTGCATTAACTATGGGATTTGGTACTTCTTTTATGGAAGAAATACGATACGATGAAAACGGAAATATTTACGGTGGAAGTTTTGCTGAATATTTAATACCTACTGCAGTAGAAACTCCGAGATGGGAATTGGATAAAACTGTAACTCCGTCACCTCATCATCCATTAGGCGCTAAAGGCGTTGGAGAATCTGCTACTGTAGGATCTCCTGCAGCTTTTGTAAACGCTACTGTTGACGCATTATCACATTTAGGCGTTAAACATGTGGAAATGCCTATACTACCATGGAAGGTCTGGGAAATTCTTAAAGATAAAGGGGTATCATCAAACGAATAA
- a CDS encoding AAA family ATPase has protein sequence MIDNIDTLIKLLAEKDYIIDKKSAIAVFLSLKLEKPLLIEGPPGCGKTELAKAVANALNLDLIRLQCYEGLDYSHAVYEWDYPRQLLEIRILQQTNEKEIRERIYSDEFLIERPLLKAIKSDTKAVLLIDEIDRADPEFEGFLLEFLGEFQVTIPELGTIRAKNRPFVFITSNKTRDLSDAIKRRCLYLNLSYPNEEKELEIVKRKVKDVNDEVAKKAIKIVNELRQDEEIVHKPGTAETIDFISALNVLNVNSLDDLESLIITLLKDEEDIKHFLGNKNGRRDNN, from the coding sequence ATGATAGATAATATAGATACATTAATTAAGTTATTAGCAGAAAAAGATTACATAATAGATAAAAAGTCAGCCATAGCTGTTTTTCTTTCACTAAAATTAGAAAAACCATTATTAATTGAGGGTCCTCCAGGATGTGGTAAGACTGAATTAGCCAAAGCCGTTGCCAACGCACTAAATCTAGATTTAATAAGATTACAATGCTACGAAGGGTTAGATTACTCTCATGCCGTCTATGAGTGGGATTATCCTAGGCAATTATTGGAAATTAGAATTTTACAGCAAACTAATGAAAAAGAAATAAGAGAAAGGATATATAGTGATGAGTTTTTAATAGAAAGACCATTACTAAAGGCTATAAAGTCTGACACAAAAGCAGTACTTCTAATAGATGAAATAGATAGAGCTGATCCAGAATTTGAAGGATTTCTATTAGAATTTCTAGGGGAGTTTCAAGTTACAATTCCAGAGCTAGGTACAATAAGGGCTAAGAATAGGCCATTTGTATTTATAACATCTAATAAAACTAGAGATCTTTCTGACGCCATTAAAAGACGATGTTTATATTTAAACTTATCCTACCCTAACGAGGAAAAGGAATTAGAAATAGTAAAAAGAAAGGTAAAGGATGTTAATGACGAAGTCGCAAAGAAAGCCATTAAAATAGTAAATGAATTAAGACAAGATGAGGAAATAGTACACAAGCCTGGTACAGCAGAGACTATAGATTTTATTTCCGCATTAAATGTTTTGAATGTCAATTCATTAGACGATCTAGAAAGCCTTATAATAACGCTTCTAAAGGATGAGGAGGATATAAAACATTTTTTAGGTAATAAAAATGGAAGAAGAGATAATAATTAA
- a CDS encoding VWA domain-containing protein produces MEEEIIIKFVNILRRLGKNVGINETIDAINSIKIIKERDFNTIKAILETTLIKDFSYDNSLHRTISKNENKYSVTGKITQNQYISSNLLIYSPEESRIKMDNLKISMRDQIRWKKIANRIKLIALSAAGHRSKPKNNGNLDIKRIIKNEPRYACESPYLIKSIKKINKSNIVLLCDVSGSMKDFFKDSLLLSFFTKRIIPKTEIFYFSTDLRRVTNLFQVTSINSINLRKLVSITSYGSGTKIGETLYTFRRKHGDFINRKVNLIVFSDGWDLGDLRLLEREMKIIRRKSNLLIWIDPLLDNLLYSPLQSSIKIIQNNADLLISPSLLYKTKIDF; encoded by the coding sequence ATGGAAGAAGAGATAATAATTAAGTTCGTAAATATTTTAAGGAGATTAGGTAAAAATGTAGGCATTAATGAGACCATAGATGCTATAAATTCAATAAAAATTATAAAGGAAAGAGACTTTAATACTATAAAAGCTATACTTGAGACTACATTAATAAAAGATTTTTCTTATGATAATTCTCTACATAGAACTATTAGCAAAAATGAGAATAAATACAGTGTTACAGGTAAAATAACCCAGAACCAATATATATCGTCCAATCTTCTTATTTACAGTCCAGAAGAGTCTAGAATTAAAATGGATAACTTGAAGATTAGTATGAGAGATCAGATTAGATGGAAGAAAATAGCTAATAGAATAAAATTAATTGCACTTAGCGCCGCAGGCCATAGAAGTAAACCTAAAAATAATGGTAATTTAGACATTAAGAGAATAATTAAAAATGAGCCACGTTATGCATGCGAATCGCCATATCTTATAAAATCAATTAAAAAAATTAATAAATCAAATATAGTCTTACTGTGTGACGTATCTGGTTCCATGAAAGATTTTTTTAAAGATAGCTTATTACTGTCTTTCTTTACTAAGAGGATAATCCCAAAAACCGAGATTTTTTACTTTAGCACAGACTTAAGGAGAGTAACTAACTTATTTCAAGTAACTAGTATTAATAGTATAAACCTAAGAAAATTAGTTTCCATTACGTCATACGGTAGCGGAACTAAAATAGGGGAGACATTATATACGTTTAGAAGAAAACATGGTGATTTTATTAATAGGAAAGTTAATCTCATCGTCTTCAGTGATGGATGGGATTTAGGTGATTTGCGACTTTTAGAGAGAGAAATGAAAATTATAAGAAGAAAGAGCAACCTGTTAATATGGATAGACCCTTTACTTGATAATCTATTATATTCTCCTCTACAAAGCAGTATTAAAATTATTCAAAATAATGCAGACTTGTTAATATCTCCTAGTTTACTATATAAAACTAAAATAGATTTTTAA